A window from Marinagarivorans cellulosilyticus encodes these proteins:
- a CDS encoding RHS repeat-associated core domain-containing protein, with the protein MLPLEWYLSDAGYPRSGIANEILVEELEKAFATWEEVDTAQVSFEYKGEIDRRRSGIDGYNIVTFTDPDVEFSPGVLAYSFSFSFPQEMMFDDSNNDLNGDGVADVPNGKFEAGTIFDADMVFNSSLRYAVSGASATSDLQAIALHEAGHHLGLTHSLIETSVMYPFLKHDIDAARTLSIDDVAYSSFFYPEEPQFSLAFGFVKGIVTDGRDNHPILGAHVYAVKTETGEKIIGAYTDSKGRYQLPVPPGTYYVGIEPLDGDPIAADPARINALIAKTPDINFPEELFDANESNVEANAQAALPISVVAGSEVANIDFITNALNVSGVTVVLNPGKNYFSYPVSVPEGLTSFELITFLGDSLEINSIERLNPLSNLFERTSYYNGVPSGEDFPISHGVGYVVFAEKQKVVTFLGVPDCKNIDLKKGLNIIGVSCPSSSFSGYELLHAIGGERDVKSIRRHVPGSNNDYQLVEYVEGNPSGDDFHIVNGQAYLVEMLSDINSVSVNGDKTIFPPSIQAVSPGVVIPGDLMLIAGDGFDENILNNIVVVNGANARIVFVSPTQMAVVVPNAVGDSEVYVVTNGKRSNSLQVSVVNQEITEEIGKNNLIVNGQEIRGTLQDAAEQDRYSFIGKENAIVSINSRVYGESADLLVAIEGPSGAILRSSFNNAQEGVAGIKNFRLPETGRYSIVITSTSGGADYGVGVDVGTGSTVPTISVLGGDAQSIPAGTTLPKPIEIYVTGSSGQPLAGVPVTFTAQNAELSVSNGFSLANAGTAVVVTNLYGVATVEAIAPSAEGVYDIIVTVPGMAPVTMMASTIDRPIDNVVVSKQFEDCGGEGCVVGSTLPHPYRIGFFDSNGLPIPNVLVHWKVVSGAGFIDSEKSNRSRISKSDGSGEVEVIHSLGEKLFVSELSGLTNIVIPQVVAAAIPNTPTPLLFGVKPKAGPPANIESLKSNSLLLTIQVVALDAVKIKVTDEFDNPVAGVEIEPQHQFLKITPGLYKGKLFDDYKTNSEGIWVGAVATTTEDGSNLIPTINEFNSKDGPHLAAPYTFTLNAGSVGSVEYIAEVNMGPVMLTQSGNLAEGYITRDLDTDVSMRLKRFQRRDINDGEDSGGDWSDNDFTYLRVKSMEGVKVKLFVRREDGFNDDTGYLTSKVNGQSEVELVTDSAGIVSADVTLGEVAGPLDVVAQILDRIVVQHKTDDGENIGEPIEYPTEDFDFSTLSITALPIVMSVSLTAEQASGIDWSTFNIVLNNNVTVFSGASDVFPPLNTYPHFMKLYLDGVELAEWPSTEALLAGGFGQLSLTYQPKGSDLHEGLNTIVMTADIVKFDGEVESIFKEERYTFSDSPETSLWTIEESADSEWVSDFSLSKIVSLAQPKGTEINGGGLEFKTVGSFHPFHIPLQESSSLSVELQDHNKNTVAVLFDESNVLPGTKTFALLYSDVESRITPIVDKTDMYIVVKSVGINSGKVSTVTYRGELTTTIAGEMLGQVIQHDTLIHSGSLTLRREDLALKGSGPQLEFIRSYTNNIHVENENNILGKGWSHNHDVYLKVLSWSDGSPLYGNNLPGWVGATRGIAGPKLMTTDEYMNIQPGGLSFSPSQIAISNAGVFEKVPGTNVWQGQRGNFGQLTGSVSTGFVYTSKDGTRYEFETQRNSSNQYPLLRAVDRNGNALNYDYDFIAVTEVIEGSSFEVTSSHHLLTRVTDSAGRYLDFSYQKGENGLVRLKAVDANVGSVSAENIRLSFDYYSSKTAEDSVKANAFDVVGMLRSFTRDDFVETYEYETKLGDSQPNLAATIDANQHKTAYQYHDNLPVSVLSFAPGVAITDFVSKVCYPTDTQSEQCTKNSASINYPTSEDGVREVVDLNGEATIYKLNNFGNPIRVEEPEGKITEFDWSIDFGGAENHLIEKRDLSIGSVWNYEYDANGNVTKETSPVGELTQVWHPQFSLLTYRKDQNGNETDYDIDNANGNLLSQTVKAALVEGQFKDVVVSHTYGAQHGLKGLRLSTTKTTDGRSNTTRFNYDQYGALENIIAPGEITTLYENDGRGRRKSETDAEQNTTTFEYDSLDRLTLVTDAKNNTETTSYDDKGNKDIVTTRDTFDINGTVHERYSSLDYEYDARDRVKTITRIASLDGQYNLEGEKTFEYDGNSNITFESDWKGVKNASAFVYDGLNRRVKTSNRAGYSATTSYEFVSDQGVVKSISDFEGRTTVEHYDKVGRLVKVIHPRVNHSDGTSDTYFRDIEYDGVGNIKSIKDEEGKLTTFSYDARNLKVLDVNALLQQKVTHFDESGNVTLTGLKEDGNAALSYITEFEYDDLDRLVTKTEPHNHVWQYRYFDNGNVKSETDPWSFKTSYTYDSVNQLASITDPDGTTNVSFTKYGNKVFSQDAEGRLETYLYGPESRLLQEVDGVGRTTRYTYDLNNNLTDIRKSWASAASGPSLVHTHIEYDVIDQKEKVHDAFDTADKVIAEYRFDKVGNQTHYILPEGRETQFVYDELNRVKELISAETQGFDGQVLNTVTLKKHNGVGNIVWLKDRRENVTSTRYDDLHRVDLVTDSLLQTTRNVYDLAGNVTFQTNKRGITTESKFDELSRVTSQWVDNNLGERFRLVATDYDIDLESGVRIDHITDANGNVVVSQSDFRGNVLSITLPADNTAEFTQGTVHNLYDRSGLLKQTTDAADKVVSHTYHGDGTRASSTVNGSETTFFDYDVFGNVAVTTQPKRNIRTHSYNARNLLVKSMDDSGNVTRFEYDTSGNLTHQFTPAANDEGTEGHVEYVYDALNRKRQHIQHKAANDAVNPGATGNLVSLFGYDAEGNLTHTTDAKGQLFVTSFDVLGRPELQSFPAESDITTIASTFDANNNLDIVTETKAGGQIEVTDHDYDLLDRLEQRSQRGHIVSYGYDNNGNRTSVSAPGGSTVYTFDSRNRLHTTVANDLTSTYHYLQNGWLDRVEQGNGTQATYDYDDAGRTLQIVNLTADSTPAVLSQFDYTFDANGNRETETVVQNGFAGNSTRTTTYSYDNLDRLTGYVHNQGANTESHSFTHYPSYDRKTETVVVDGDTQKDRAFTYDETHWLTSITDTAPANSGVINYQYDNNGNTLRKTDGTGQGPASTVMAYNNRNQLLSVAAGAEGSEQTKGNYDYNYAGMRIRHIGSDRGDIEYIYDDKAIIDEVVNNTSTSVAHYRYGDRLLSLQSGEGEQFYHYSNLGTTANLSDAAGSNQVAYEVDPFGAITRQEGESVNRQVFTGHEHDEETGLIYMKARFYDPDVGRFLSQDTYLGEGTEAPSLHRYLYAYGNPNLYWDPDGYSSVMIDHQADFRAMRPDWANQPKHQAIEAAGDKGYIIGAMLLLSGGMIGVEGAVIVGAVRSYGLGSLMHAGANTAALNLTAEAGLLASGAASGRIDLTPSIPKPKTEAPHITVEQPNITSGAPGVPHNSADDSVVKNAQGYVIPDSVVRRDNNFHDKTFTDEKGRIRSKAYIDEANDLRAVDKDGNITAQEHVAGRIPDKDRSQFISTTDERAIDSAVVFGGETMRIDTKRLQQDINAGKIDAQIKPLQQIHDEINGNIRQLEQRMESEIDPMVLMGLSDELYYSRKNLSDSAKNTECLISPCIPSQYYEMVK; encoded by the coding sequence ATGCTACCCCTAGAATGGTATTTGAGTGATGCTGGATACCCAAGGTCAGGCATTGCCAATGAAATTCTCGTTGAGGAACTTGAAAAAGCTTTCGCTACTTGGGAAGAGGTCGATACAGCCCAAGTAAGCTTTGAGTATAAAGGCGAGATCGATCGAAGGCGGTCAGGTATCGATGGTTATAATATAGTGACGTTTACCGACCCGGATGTTGAATTTTCTCCGGGAGTACTGGCATATTCCTTTAGTTTTTCTTTCCCTCAAGAGATGATGTTTGATGACTCAAATAATGACTTGAATGGAGATGGGGTTGCTGATGTCCCAAACGGAAAGTTTGAGGCCGGTACAATTTTCGACGCGGATATGGTGTTTAATTCCAGCCTACGATATGCGGTTTCAGGTGCTTCGGCTACGTCTGATCTTCAAGCTATTGCGTTACACGAGGCAGGGCACCACCTTGGCCTTACTCATTCGTTAATCGAAACGTCTGTGATGTATCCTTTTCTGAAACATGATATTGATGCAGCCCGTACACTGTCGATTGATGATGTCGCGTACAGCTCTTTCTTCTACCCTGAAGAGCCTCAGTTTTCTTTGGCCTTTGGTTTTGTGAAAGGTATCGTCACCGATGGGCGAGATAATCATCCTATTTTGGGGGCTCATGTTTATGCGGTGAAAACTGAAACAGGCGAGAAAATCATAGGTGCTTATACTGATAGCAAAGGACGTTACCAGCTACCTGTACCACCGGGTACTTATTATGTGGGTATAGAACCGTTGGATGGCGACCCAATTGCAGCGGACCCTGCTAGGATAAATGCGCTAATTGCTAAGACTCCAGATATAAATTTTCCTGAAGAACTGTTTGATGCAAATGAAAGTAACGTGGAGGCTAATGCACAGGCTGCATTGCCTATTAGTGTGGTTGCTGGAAGTGAAGTGGCCAATATTGATTTTATAACAAATGCGTTAAATGTCAGTGGTGTAACTGTTGTTTTGAACCCAGGTAAAAATTATTTTTCTTACCCCGTGAGTGTCCCTGAAGGTTTAACGTCATTTGAGCTTATTACCTTTTTAGGTGATTCGCTTGAGATAAATTCTATTGAACGGCTTAATCCGTTGAGCAATTTGTTTGAGCGCACGAGCTACTATAACGGTGTTCCAAGTGGTGAAGATTTTCCGATTTCTCACGGAGTTGGCTATGTCGTATTTGCTGAGAAGCAAAAGGTCGTCACATTTCTTGGAGTACCTGACTGTAAGAATATTGATTTGAAAAAAGGTTTAAATATTATTGGCGTCTCTTGTCCTTCTTCAAGCTTTAGCGGGTATGAGCTTTTGCACGCGATTGGGGGTGAACGAGATGTTAAGTCAATCCGACGCCATGTACCCGGTTCAAATAATGACTATCAGCTGGTGGAGTATGTTGAGGGAAACCCTTCGGGTGACGATTTTCATATAGTCAATGGCCAAGCTTATTTAGTAGAGATGCTTTCGGATATTAATTCTGTTTCTGTAAATGGAGACAAGACTATATTTCCTCCTTCAATCCAGGCCGTTAGTCCCGGTGTTGTTATTCCTGGGGACCTAATGCTTATCGCTGGTGATGGGTTTGATGAAAATATTCTTAATAATATCGTTGTTGTTAATGGCGCTAATGCTCGAATTGTATTTGTATCCCCTACACAAATGGCTGTTGTGGTGCCGAATGCTGTTGGTGATAGCGAGGTTTACGTGGTAACTAACGGGAAAAGAAGTAATTCTCTGCAAGTGTCGGTGGTTAATCAAGAAATTACAGAGGAAATTGGCAAAAATAATCTTATCGTAAATGGGCAGGAGATTCGGGGTACGCTACAAGATGCTGCGGAGCAAGATCGCTATTCTTTTATAGGAAAGGAAAATGCAATCGTATCTATCAATTCACGTGTTTATGGTGAATCGGCTGATTTACTGGTTGCTATTGAGGGACCGAGTGGTGCAATTCTGCGGTCTAGTTTTAATAATGCTCAAGAAGGTGTCGCAGGAATAAAGAATTTTCGTTTGCCTGAAACGGGTAGGTATTCGATTGTGATAACTAGCACGTCTGGCGGTGCTGATTATGGTGTCGGTGTGGATGTTGGGACAGGGTCTACTGTGCCTACCATTTCGGTTTTGGGTGGGGATGCCCAATCGATACCGGCAGGTACGACGTTGCCCAAGCCTATTGAAATTTATGTGACTGGTTCTTCAGGTCAACCGTTAGCGGGTGTGCCTGTAACCTTTACCGCGCAAAATGCTGAATTGTCAGTATCAAATGGCTTTTCTTTGGCTAATGCTGGTACGGCCGTTGTGGTAACAAACTTATATGGTGTTGCCACTGTTGAAGCGATAGCTCCATCAGCTGAAGGGGTTTATGACATTATTGTAACTGTTCCAGGCATGGCCCCCGTTACAATGATGGCATCGACTATCGATAGGCCGATAGATAACGTTGTGGTCTCTAAACAGTTTGAAGATTGTGGCGGTGAGGGGTGCGTGGTTGGTTCTACATTGCCGCATCCTTATCGCATTGGCTTTTTTGACAGTAATGGACTGCCCATTCCCAATGTTCTTGTGCATTGGAAGGTGGTTTCAGGTGCTGGATTTATTGATAGTGAAAAATCTAATCGTAGTCGGATATCGAAATCAGATGGGTCTGGTGAGGTTGAGGTTATACATTCACTCGGTGAAAAGCTATTTGTTTCAGAATTGTCTGGTTTAACTAATATTGTCATTCCTCAGGTAGTGGCGGCAGCTATCCCTAATACACCTACGCCTCTTTTATTCGGAGTCAAACCTAAAGCTGGTCCTCCTGCAAATATCGAAAGCTTAAAGTCGAATAGTTTGCTTCTGACTATACAGGTTGTGGCCTTGGATGCAGTAAAAATAAAAGTAACGGACGAGTTTGACAACCCCGTAGCGGGTGTTGAAATCGAACCGCAACATCAGTTTTTAAAGATTACTCCAGGGCTTTATAAGGGTAAATTATTTGATGACTATAAAACGAATAGTGAGGGTATTTGGGTAGGCGCTGTTGCGACTACCACTGAAGATGGTAGCAATTTAATCCCCACTATTAATGAGTTTAATTCTAAAGACGGGCCGCATTTAGCAGCTCCTTATACATTCACCTTAAATGCTGGATCTGTTGGGAGTGTTGAATATATAGCGGAGGTCAACATGGGGCCAGTAATGCTAACGCAATCTGGAAACCTTGCCGAAGGTTACATCACTCGAGATTTAGATACTGATGTCTCAATGCGACTAAAGCGATTTCAGCGCCGAGATATTAATGATGGCGAAGATAGCGGTGGTGATTGGTCCGATAACGATTTTACATATCTACGGGTTAAGTCCATGGAGGGGGTTAAAGTAAAGCTTTTCGTTCGGCGTGAAGATGGATTTAATGATGATACGGGGTACTTGACGTCCAAGGTAAATGGTCAGAGTGAGGTTGAACTCGTTACTGACTCTGCTGGCATTGTGTCGGCAGATGTTACGTTGGGGGAAGTCGCAGGGCCGCTGGACGTTGTCGCGCAAATTTTAGATCGAATAGTGGTGCAGCATAAAACGGATGATGGCGAAAACATCGGCGAACCTATTGAGTATCCGACCGAGGATTTCGACTTTTCAACATTGAGCATTACAGCATTGCCCATTGTTATGTCTGTCTCTTTAACGGCTGAGCAAGCCAGCGGTATTGATTGGTCTACGTTTAATATAGTGCTAAACAATAATGTGACTGTTTTTAGTGGCGCCTCGGATGTGTTTCCGCCACTTAATACCTATCCCCATTTCATGAAATTATACCTTGATGGCGTTGAGTTGGCAGAGTGGCCAAGTACGGAAGCTCTGCTGGCTGGAGGTTTTGGTCAGCTGAGCTTAACTTACCAACCTAAAGGGTCAGACTTACATGAAGGGTTGAATACCATTGTTATGACTGCGGACATCGTTAAGTTTGATGGCGAAGTAGAGTCAATATTTAAAGAAGAGCGTTACACCTTTAGTGATAGCCCGGAAACCTCGTTGTGGACTATTGAAGAGTCTGCGGACTCGGAGTGGGTAAGTGATTTTTCCTTGAGTAAAATCGTGTCATTGGCTCAGCCAAAAGGAACCGAAATTAATGGTGGTGGATTAGAATTCAAAACTGTAGGGAGCTTTCACCCTTTTCACATACCTTTACAGGAATCATCTTCACTTTCTGTTGAATTACAAGATCATAATAAGAATACAGTAGCGGTATTGTTTGATGAGTCGAATGTTTTACCGGGCACAAAAACATTTGCATTACTTTATTCAGATGTAGAGAGCCGCATAACCCCTATTGTTGATAAAACTGATATGTACATTGTTGTAAAGTCAGTCGGAATCAATTCTGGAAAAGTATCCACTGTTACCTATCGGGGCGAGCTAACGACAACTATAGCGGGCGAAATGCTAGGGCAAGTCATACAACATGACACTTTAATACATAGCGGTAGCCTAACTCTTAGAAGAGAAGATCTTGCGTTAAAAGGTTCCGGCCCACAACTCGAGTTTATTCGTAGTTACACCAATAATATTCACGTTGAGAATGAAAATAATATCTTAGGGAAAGGCTGGTCTCACAATCACGATGTCTACCTAAAAGTATTGTCTTGGTCAGATGGTTCCCCTTTATACGGCAATAATTTGCCTGGCTGGGTTGGAGCTACTCGTGGCATTGCCGGCCCCAAATTAATGACAACCGATGAATATATGAATATTCAGCCTGGAGGTCTGAGCTTTTCGCCATCGCAGATCGCAATTAGTAATGCCGGGGTGTTTGAAAAGGTGCCAGGCACGAATGTTTGGCAAGGTCAGCGTGGTAATTTTGGTCAGCTTACCGGGAGTGTATCTACAGGGTTTGTTTATACCTCTAAGGATGGGACGCGCTATGAGTTTGAAACTCAACGTAATAGTTCGAATCAATATCCTTTACTGCGAGCTGTAGATCGAAATGGCAACGCACTGAACTATGATTATGACTTTATTGCAGTTACAGAGGTAATTGAGGGCTCAAGTTTTGAGGTTACTAGTTCTCACCATTTGTTAACAAGGGTTACCGACTCTGCGGGACGCTATTTAGATTTCAGTTATCAGAAGGGTGAGAATGGTTTGGTTCGACTGAAGGCGGTTGATGCAAACGTTGGTAGTGTAAGTGCTGAAAATATTCGTTTAAGTTTTGACTATTATTCCAGTAAAACGGCGGAGGATAGCGTAAAAGCAAATGCTTTTGATGTTGTTGGAATGTTGCGTAGTTTTACGCGAGATGATTTTGTTGAAACTTATGAGTACGAAACGAAACTAGGCGATAGTCAGCCTAACTTAGCAGCGACAATTGACGCTAATCAGCATAAAACGGCTTATCAATACCACGATAACCTGCCTGTTTCCGTTTTGTCTTTCGCTCCGGGCGTTGCTATTACCGACTTTGTTAGTAAGGTTTGTTACCCTACCGATACACAGTCTGAGCAGTGTACAAAAAATAGCGCCTCAATCAACTACCCGACAAGTGAAGACGGTGTTCGCGAAGTGGTTGATTTAAATGGTGAAGCTACAATCTATAAATTGAATAATTTTGGTAACCCCATTCGTGTTGAGGAGCCAGAAGGCAAAATTACCGAGTTTGACTGGAGTATTGATTTTGGTGGTGCTGAAAACCACTTAATCGAAAAACGCGACCTTTCTATTGGCAGTGTATGGAATTACGAATATGACGCCAACGGTAATGTCACTAAAGAGACCAGTCCCGTCGGTGAGCTTACACAAGTTTGGCATCCTCAATTTAGCTTACTGACTTACCGGAAGGACCAAAATGGTAATGAGACTGACTATGACATTGATAACGCAAATGGAAACCTATTAAGTCAAACAGTCAAAGCCGCGTTAGTGGAAGGGCAATTTAAAGACGTTGTGGTGAGCCATACCTATGGTGCACAGCATGGTCTTAAAGGCTTGCGGCTTTCCACAACAAAAACAACTGATGGTCGTTCCAATACCACGCGCTTTAATTATGATCAGTATGGAGCGCTCGAAAATATTATTGCGCCAGGTGAAATCACAACATTGTATGAAAATGACGGGCGAGGGCGACGAAAAAGTGAAACCGATGCTGAACAAAATACAACAACCTTTGAATATGATTCGCTCGATCGGTTAACACTGGTTACGGATGCAAAAAATAATACTGAAACCACTAGTTACGATGACAAAGGTAATAAAGACATCGTAACGACTCGGGACACGTTTGATATAAATGGCACAGTGCATGAACGCTACAGCTCATTAGACTACGAGTACGACGCGCGAGATCGTGTAAAGACTATTACCCGCATTGCGAGTTTGGATGGGCAGTACAACCTCGAAGGGGAAAAAACCTTTGAATACGACGGAAATAGCAATATTACCTTTGAGTCTGATTGGAAAGGCGTCAAAAATGCTTCTGCTTTCGTGTACGACGGCTTAAATCGGAGAGTAAAAACCTCTAATCGCGCTGGCTATAGTGCAACTACAAGTTATGAATTTGTCAGCGATCAGGGGGTAGTTAAATCGATTTCAGATTTTGAAGGAAGAACAACGGTTGAGCACTACGATAAAGTTGGGCGTCTTGTTAAAGTCATTCATCCCAGGGTGAATCACAGTGACGGTACGAGCGACACTTACTTTCGAGATATTGAATACGATGGTGTAGGAAATATTAAAAGTATTAAAGATGAAGAAGGCAAGCTCACCACTTTTTCCTACGATGCTCGAAATCTTAAAGTGCTCGATGTTAATGCTCTTTTACAGCAAAAAGTTACTCATTTTGATGAATCCGGTAACGTCACGCTCACAGGTTTAAAAGAGGATGGGAATGCTGCATTGTCGTACATTACGGAGTTTGAATACGACGATCTTGACCGTCTAGTGACGAAAACAGAACCACATAATCATGTCTGGCAGTACCGTTATTTTGATAATGGTAACGTAAAGTCTGAAACCGATCCTTGGAGTTTTAAAACATCGTATACCTATGATTCAGTTAACCAGCTGGCGTCAATCACGGACCCAGACGGTACTACGAATGTTTCCTTTACAAAATATGGTAATAAAGTGTTCAGTCAGGATGCTGAAGGGCGCTTAGAAACCTATTTGTACGGTCCTGAAAGCCGTCTTTTACAAGAGGTTGATGGCGTTGGGCGAACAACACGTTATACCTATGACTTAAATAATAATCTCACTGATATCCGTAAAAGTTGGGCTAGCGCGGCCAGTGGTCCGAGCTTAGTTCATACACACATCGAATACGATGTTATCGATCAAAAGGAGAAAGTTCACGATGCATTTGATACCGCGGACAAAGTGATAGCGGAATACCGATTTGATAAGGTGGGTAATCAAACGCACTATATTTTGCCTGAGGGTCGTGAAACGCAATTTGTCTATGACGAGTTGAATCGTGTTAAGGAACTAATTAGCGCTGAAACACAAGGTTTTGATGGGCAAGTACTGAATACAGTTACACTCAAAAAACATAACGGTGTAGGCAACATCGTTTGGCTCAAAGATAGGAGAGAAAATGTCACCTCTACCCGTTACGATGACTTACATCGAGTTGATCTTGTCACTGATTCCCTGCTGCAAACTACGCGTAATGTTTACGATTTGGCGGGTAACGTTACTTTCCAAACTAATAAGCGCGGCATTACCACAGAGAGTAAGTTTGATGAACTCAGTCGCGTTACGTCACAGTGGGTAGACAATAATCTAGGCGAACGTTTTCGCCTAGTTGCAACGGACTACGATATTGATCTAGAAAGCGGTGTTCGAATTGATCACATCACCGATGCCAATGGAAATGTTGTGGTGTCGCAATCGGACTTCCGTGGCAACGTATTGAGCATTACTTTGCCGGCGGATAATACAGCCGAATTTACTCAGGGAACTGTGCATAACCTGTATGACCGGTCTGGTTTGTTAAAGCAAACAACTGACGCTGCCGACAAGGTCGTTAGTCATACTTATCATGGCGATGGCACCCGCGCTAGCAGCACAGTAAATGGCAGTGAAACAACGTTTTTTGATTACGATGTATTTGGTAATGTTGCGGTTACTACTCAGCCAAAAAGAAATATTCGCACCCATAGCTACAATGCACGCAATTTGTTAGTTAAAAGCATGGACGATAGTGGAAATGTGACCCGTTTTGAATACGATACAAGCGGTAACCTTACTCATCAATTTACGCCAGCAGCCAACGACGAAGGTACCGAAGGTCATGTTGAATATGTTTATGATGCTTTAAATCGTAAACGCCAACATATTCAACATAAAGCTGCCAACGACGCTGTTAACCCCGGTGCCACTGGTAATTTGGTTAGCTTGTTTGGTTACGATGCCGAAGGCAACCTTACGCATACCACCGATGCCAAGGGGCAATTGTTTGTAACGAGTTTTGATGTTTTAGGTCGGCCAGAGTTGCAGAGCTTCCCAGCGGAAAGCGACATAACAACTATTGCTAGCACTTTCGATGCTAATAACAACCTAGATATCGTCACAGAAACAAAAGCTGGCGGCCAAATCGAAGTAACCGACCACGATTACGACCTACTTGATCGCTTAGAGCAGCGTAGTCAGCGAGGCCATATCGTAAGCTATGGTTACGATAATAATGGCAACCGCACTAGCGTTAGCGCGCCGGGCGGCAGTACCGTTTATACGTTCGATAGCCGCAACCGATTGCATACTACGGTTGCGAATGACTTAACCAGTACCTACCATTATCTACAAAATGGCTGGTTAGATCGGGTAGAGCAGGGTAATGGTACCCAGGCGACCTACGATTACGACGATGCTGGCCGCACCTTGCAAATCGTAAACTTGACGGCTGATAGCACTCCAGCAGTGCTCTCGCAGTTTGATTATACCTTCGATGCTAACGGTAACCGCGAAACCGAAACAGTCGTTCAAAATGGCTTTGCAGGTAATAGCACGCGAACTACTACCTATAGCTACGATAACCTGGATCGCTTAACTGGATACGTTCATAATCAAGGTGCCAATACCGAAAGCCATAGCTTTACCCATTACCCGAGTTACGACCGCAAAACAGAAACCGTGGTGGTTGATGGCGATACGCAAAAGGACCGCGCCTTTACTTATGATGAAACCCATTGGCTTACCAGCATTACCGATACTGCGCCGGCCAATAGTGGTGTCATCAACTATCAGTACGACAACAACGGGAATACACTGCGCAAAACCGATGGCACGGGGCAGGGGCCTGCCAGCACCGTTATGGCTTATAACAACCGTAACCAATTGCTAAGTGTAGCCGCAGGTGCAGAGGGTAGTGAGCAGACTAAAGGTAATTATGATTACAACTACGCAGGCATGCGTATTCGCCATATCGGCAGCGACCGTGGCGATATCGAATATATCTACGATGATAAAGCGATTATTGACGAAGTCGTCAATAACACCAGCACCTCGGTGGCTCATTACCGCTATGGCGACCGTTTACTCAGCCTGCAATCAGGCGAGGGCGAGCAGTTCTATCATTACAGTAATTTGGGTACTACAGCCAACTTAAGTGATGCCGCCGGCAGCAACCAAGTAGCTTACGAGGTGGACCCCTTTGGAGCGATTACGCGCCAAGAGGGCGAGTCGGTTAACCGGCAGGTGTTTACCGGGCATGAGCACGATGAAGAGACTGGCCTGATTTATATGAAGGCGCGGTTTTACGACCCCGATGTGGGCCGGTTCTTGAGTCAGGATACGTATCTTGGGGAAGGGACCGAGGCGCCTAGTTTGCATCGGTATTTGTATGCCTATGGGAATCCGAATCTGTACTGGGACCCTGATGGTTATTCATCAGTAATGATTGATCATCAGGCAGACTTCAGAGCAATGCGCCCAGACTGGGCAAATCAGCCAAAACATCAGGCTATCGAGGCCGCTGGCGATAAAGGCTACATAATAGGCGCTATGCTATTGCTCTCAGGCGGCATGATTGGTGTAGAGGGAGCAGTGATTGTTGGGGCAGTTAGGTCTTATGGTCTTGGATCCTTGATGCATGCTGGGGCTAATACGGCTGCCCTTAACTTGACGGCAGAGGCGGGGCTTCTTGCTTCGGGTGCTGCGTCTGGACGAATTGATCTAACTCCTTCAATTCCTAAGCCAAAAACGGAAGCTCCACACATAACGGTTGAGCAGCCAAATATTACGAGTGGTGCGCCGGGCGTTCCCCACAATAGTGCTGATGACTCGGTAGTCAAAAATGCACAAGGGTATGTTATCCCTGATAGCGTGGTCAGAAGAGATAACAATTTTCATGACAAAACATTTACCGATGAAAAAGGTCGAATTCGCTCTAAAGCCTATATCGATGAAGCTAATGATTTGAGAGCGGTAGATAAAGATGGGAATATAACTGCCCAGGAACATGTGGCAGGTCGAATACCAGATAAAGATAGAAGCCAGTTTATATCCACAACGGATGAAAGAGCTATTGATAGTGCCGTAGTGTTTGGCGGGGAAACCATGAGGATTGATACTAAACGATTGCAGCAGGATATAAATGCAGGAAAAATTGATGCTCAGATAAAACCTCTCCAGCAGATACACGATGAAATTAATGGCAATATACGTCAGCTAGAGCAGCGGATGGAGTCAGAGATAGATCCTATGGTACTGATGGGCTTAAGCGATGAGCTCTACTATTCTCGCAAAAACTTGTCAGACAGCGCTAAAAACACTGAGTGTTTAATATCGCCATGTATTCCTAGTCAATATTATGAAATGGTGAAGTAA